One region of Pseudoalteromonas galatheae genomic DNA includes:
- the hflC gene encoding protease modulator HflC — protein sequence MKNFSLLLLVTAVIMSFSGIFVVNEGQRAIVLLFSKVQKDENGDALVYEPGLHLKVPFFSQVRKLDARIQTLDGQPDRFVTSEKKDLIVDSYVKWRVNDFSAYYLRARGDKQYAETLLKQKVNNGLRTNFGSRTIKEIVSGERSELMEEALVQASESASELGIEVLDVRVKQINLPNEVSSSIYQRMRAERQAVAKEHRSEGQEKAETIRADVDRRVTVMLADAERNARAVRGQGDATAANIYAKAYNKDPEFFGFVRSLEAYKNTFKDKNDVMVLSPDSKFFDYMKDAKAQ from the coding sequence ATGAAGAATTTTAGTCTACTTCTATTAGTCACTGCCGTGATCATGTCTTTCTCTGGTATCTTTGTAGTAAACGAAGGTCAAAGAGCGATTGTATTGCTATTTAGCAAGGTACAAAAAGATGAGAATGGCGATGCGTTGGTATATGAACCAGGCCTTCATCTGAAAGTTCCTTTCTTTAGCCAAGTACGTAAATTAGACGCACGTATCCAAACCTTAGATGGTCAACCTGATCGTTTCGTAACGAGCGAGAAGAAAGATCTAATCGTGGATTCTTACGTGAAGTGGCGCGTGAATGACTTTAGCGCTTATTACCTACGTGCGCGTGGTGATAAGCAGTATGCGGAAACGCTACTTAAGCAAAAGGTTAACAACGGTCTAAGAACAAACTTCGGTTCTCGTACTATCAAAGAGATAGTATCGGGTGAACGTAGCGAGCTAATGGAAGAAGCACTAGTTCAAGCGTCGGAAAGTGCGAGTGAGCTTGGGATTGAAGTGCTGGATGTCCGTGTTAAGCAGATTAACTTGCCTAACGAAGTAAGCAGCTCAATCTACCAGCGTATGCGTGCGGAGCGTCAGGCTGTGGCGAAAGAGCACCGTTCAGAAGGTCAAGAGAAGGCAGAGACTATCCGTGCTGATGTTGATCGTCGAGTGACAGTTATGCTTGCAGATGCTGAGCGTAACGCTCGTGCGGTTCGCGGTCAAGGTGATGCAACGGCGGCAAACATTTACGCTAAAGCATATAATAAAGACCCTGAGTTTTTCGGGTTTGTTCGTTCGCTTGAAGCATATAAAAATACCTTTAAAGACAAGAATGACGTTATGGTGTTATCACCGGACAGCAAGTTCTTTGATTATATGAAGGATGCAAAAGCTCAATAA
- a CDS encoding DcaP family trimeric outer membrane transporter, whose product MTTNNINKKLLAVAISSLCALPATAAEIGDTKVNYGGYIKLDGIWSDFSDGALGAQNIGRDFYVPGTTPVGVNSDSDAVFDMHARQSRFNLATDTKLDDGSSIKTKIELDFIASVGGNERVSNSYSPRVRQAFVTYKGFLFGQAWSNFQNVSALPETLDFVGPAEGTVFVRQAMAKYTKGNWSFSIENPESTVTTADSGRVVTDDASMPDFTARYTHKADWGHIAVAALARQITYKVGGADESESSFGVSASGRVNFGDNNLKFMLTQGQGLGRYVGLNVANGAVYDGNSLHAIDSTSGFIAYQHSWNDQFRSTFLYSFFNADNESDLLAITGDPTKSSMSYSANLLYSPVKKLTFGAEYKMGTRETESGLEGDLDRLQLSVKYVF is encoded by the coding sequence ATGACAACGAATAATATTAATAAAAAACTGCTCGCGGTTGCTATCAGTAGTCTCTGCGCTCTCCCTGCCACCGCAGCTGAAATTGGCGATACCAAAGTCAATTATGGTGGCTATATCAAGCTTGATGGCATTTGGAGTGACTTTTCTGACGGCGCATTGGGTGCACAAAATATCGGCCGAGATTTTTACGTCCCAGGCACTACGCCTGTCGGGGTTAATTCCGATAGCGATGCTGTATTTGATATGCATGCTCGTCAATCTCGCTTTAATTTAGCCACTGATACTAAGCTGGATGATGGCAGTAGTATCAAAACTAAGATTGAACTGGACTTTATCGCTTCGGTCGGTGGCAATGAGCGCGTCAGTAACTCTTACTCGCCACGTGTACGCCAAGCTTTTGTGACCTATAAAGGCTTCTTGTTTGGTCAAGCTTGGTCAAACTTTCAAAATGTTAGTGCACTACCAGAGACTTTAGACTTCGTCGGCCCAGCTGAAGGTACCGTTTTCGTACGTCAAGCCATGGCAAAGTACACCAAGGGAAACTGGTCTTTTTCTATTGAAAATCCAGAAAGCACGGTTACCACTGCAGATAGTGGCCGCGTCGTCACAGATGACGCTAGCATGCCTGATTTCACAGCACGGTACACACACAAAGCAGATTGGGGTCATATTGCGGTAGCAGCACTTGCACGCCAAATTACCTATAAAGTCGGTGGAGCCGATGAGTCTGAAAGTTCATTTGGGGTCAGTGCATCCGGCCGTGTTAATTTCGGTGACAATAACTTGAAGTTTATGCTGACACAAGGTCAAGGGCTTGGTCGTTACGTAGGCCTAAACGTCGCTAATGGCGCGGTATATGATGGTAACTCGTTACATGCAATTGATTCGACATCGGGCTTCATCGCTTATCAACATAGCTGGAACGACCAGTTCCGCTCAACATTCTTATACTCATTCTTTAATGCTGATAACGAAAGCGATTTGTTGGCGATAACTGGCGACCCGACAAAATCAAGTATGAGTTACAGCGCAAATTTACTTTATTCACCCGTGAAAAAACTTACTTTTGGTGCTGAATATAAGATGGGTACTCGGGAAACAGAAAGTGGCCTTGAAGGTGATTTAGACAGACTACAACTTTCAGTGAAGTACGTGTTTTAA
- the hflK gene encoding FtsH protease activity modulator HflK: MAWNEPGNNGNDNDPWKNRGGRDQGPPDLDEVFRKFGNKFGGIFGGKPGKGGNGGLGGAGFVFILIIAAIVWALSGIYTVKEAERGIVLQFGKFDRIAEPGLRWKATFIERVIPVDIEAVRSLSASGFMLTEDENVVSVEFEVQYRVVDPTLYRFSVTDADHSLQQALDSALRYVVGHSRMDQVLTTGREVVRQRTWEELNSIIEPYNLGLIVTDVNFKDSRPPAEVKDAFDDAIAAQEDEERFIREAEAYAREIEPRARGQVTRMTQEAEAYRERIILESRGEVERFEKLLPEYQAAKEVTRKRLYIDAMEQILGRSSKVLVDVEGGNNMLYLPLDKIMQSHSNTSSPVRLPNQSDIEQLRRTIEGTQQQNSSVNSGGDRFNRDRFGNGR; this comes from the coding sequence ATGGCCTGGAACGAACCGGGTAATAATGGCAATGATAACGATCCGTGGAAAAACCGCGGGGGGCGGGATCAAGGCCCACCTGATCTAGATGAAGTATTCCGTAAATTTGGTAATAAATTCGGTGGTATTTTCGGCGGTAAGCCGGGGAAAGGTGGTAATGGCGGATTAGGCGGTGCTGGTTTCGTCTTTATACTTATTATCGCAGCCATCGTATGGGCGCTAAGTGGTATTTACACGGTAAAAGAGGCTGAACGCGGCATCGTGTTGCAATTTGGTAAGTTTGACCGTATTGCTGAGCCGGGTCTGCGTTGGAAAGCCACGTTCATCGAACGTGTTATTCCTGTAGATATTGAAGCGGTGCGTTCATTGTCGGCTTCAGGCTTTATGCTTACGGAAGACGAAAACGTCGTGAGCGTTGAGTTTGAAGTGCAATATCGTGTTGTAGATCCAACGCTTTATCGTTTCAGTGTGACCGATGCTGATCACAGCTTACAACAAGCGCTAGACAGTGCTCTGCGTTACGTTGTAGGTCATTCTCGCATGGACCAAGTGTTAACTACGGGTCGTGAAGTGGTTCGTCAGCGCACTTGGGAAGAGCTAAACAGTATTATTGAACCATATAACCTTGGTTTAATTGTTACTGACGTTAACTTTAAAGATTCTCGTCCGCCAGCAGAAGTAAAAGACGCATTTGATGATGCGATTGCTGCACAAGAAGATGAAGAGCGTTTCATTCGTGAAGCAGAAGCTTATGCAAGGGAAATTGAACCGCGTGCGCGTGGTCAAGTGACTCGTATGACGCAAGAAGCAGAAGCTTATCGCGAGCGTATTATCCTTGAATCTCGAGGTGAAGTAGAGCGTTTTGAGAAGTTACTGCCAGAGTATCAAGCGGCAAAAGAAGTAACGCGTAAACGTTTATATATTGATGCAATGGAGCAGATCTTGGGCCGTAGCTCAAAGGTATTGGTTGATGTTGAAGGTGGTAATAACATGCTATATCTACCACTTGATAAGATTATGCAATCCCATAGTAACACTTCGTCACCAGTACGTTTGCCAAATCAGAGCGACATTGAGCAGCTTCGTAGAACGATTGAAGGTACTCAACAGCAAAATAGTTCTGTCAATTCAGGCGGCGATAGATTTAATCGCGACAGATTTGGTAACGGGAGATAA